One genomic segment of Gemmatimonadota bacterium includes these proteins:
- a CDS encoding lysophospholipid acyltransferase family protein, with protein sequence MTDRGALPAPLPPPGPFAVRAFERYVAGLARKTFASVRWHALDDWRAWPSLPTLVVANHTNWWDGFLSSPLSTAMGHRFRILMEARNLARYKIFRRVGALPVERRSPMQAMRDLALATACLAPGTMVWIYPQGQRSPAAAPIADLERGAAWMIARHGGPIRILPVAFRYPFLGEQQPEAFILAGHSWVEHPGASMQRAGVHGRLTEGLRTTIATLDARLVSESLDDFATLIAGRPSINTRLDAVRHRLGLLDDYDRRNG encoded by the coding sequence ATGACCGATCGCGGGGCCCTGCCCGCACCGCTTCCCCCGCCCGGGCCGTTCGCGGTCCGGGCGTTTGAGCGCTACGTGGCGGGCCTCGCGCGCAAGACCTTTGCGTCGGTGCGCTGGCATGCGCTCGACGATTGGCGCGCGTGGCCGTCGTTGCCCACCCTCGTGGTGGCGAATCACACGAACTGGTGGGATGGCTTCCTCTCGAGTCCGCTCTCCACCGCGATGGGGCACCGTTTCCGGATCCTGATGGAGGCGCGGAACCTCGCCCGCTACAAGATCTTTCGCCGGGTCGGTGCGCTGCCCGTCGAACGACGGTCGCCCATGCAGGCAATGCGCGATCTCGCGCTGGCGACCGCCTGTCTGGCACCGGGGACCATGGTGTGGATCTACCCGCAGGGGCAGCGCAGCCCGGCCGCAGCGCCGATCGCCGACCTCGAGCGTGGCGCTGCCTGGATGATCGCACGTCACGGCGGGCCGATCCGTATCCTCCCGGTGGCCTTCCGGTACCCCTTCCTTGGGGAGCAACAGCCGGAAGCCTTCATTCTGGCCGGCCACTCCTGGGTGGAACATCCCGGCGCCAGCATGCAGCGGGCAGGGGTGCACGGACGCCTGACCGAGGGCCTCCGGACAACCATCGCCACGCTCGATGCGCGGCTCGTGTCGGAATCGCTCGACGACTTCGCCACCCTCATCGCCGGCCGCCCGTCGATCAACACGCGATTGGACGCGGTGCGACATCGGCTCGGCCTGCTCGACGACTACGATCGACGGAACGGCTGA
- a CDS encoding PEP-CTERM sorting domain-containing protein, with protein sequence MNARLLQILSATALIAAPLQAQTTPYQDGFRFAGSIAGAPVIGNVVGGPYLGQFDTAPNVYGSAFYVWCVDYNHWISGGQTYDAWITPLDGTDFSHARNGATGGSSPDAYRWAAYLADQMLWQDQASPSNATKARDGAIQDAMWALLGYGSNTTTRLNNLVTNYGAFLGLTTGFYNSSPALTTYSDWALITCDLATNPNCGAQEFLYRQPSPPQEVVPEPATMTLLATGLAGMAAASRRRRKQQASSL encoded by the coding sequence ATGAACGCTCGTCTGCTCCAGATCCTGTCGGCCACTGCCCTGATCGCCGCGCCGTTGCAGGCGCAGACCACGCCGTATCAGGACGGCTTCCGATTCGCGGGCTCCATCGCTGGCGCCCCGGTGATCGGGAATGTCGTCGGCGGGCCGTACCTGGGCCAGTTCGACACGGCGCCGAACGTCTACGGATCGGCCTTCTACGTCTGGTGCGTCGACTACAACCACTGGATCAGCGGTGGCCAGACCTACGACGCCTGGATCACCCCGCTGGATGGGACCGACTTCTCGCACGCCCGGAACGGGGCAACCGGCGGGTCGTCCCCGGACGCCTATCGCTGGGCGGCCTACCTCGCCGACCAGATGCTGTGGCAGGACCAGGCGTCGCCGAGCAATGCGACCAAGGCGCGCGATGGTGCGATCCAGGATGCGATGTGGGCCCTGCTGGGTTACGGCAGCAACACCACGACCCGACTCAACAACCTGGTGACCAACTACGGTGCGTTTCTCGGCCTGACCACCGGCTTCTACAACTCGTCGCCGGCGCTGACCACGTACTCCGATTGGGCATTGATCACCTGCGACCTGGCCACGAACCCGAATTGCGGCGCCCAGGAATTCCTGTATCGCCAGCCGTCGCCGCCGCAGGAAGTCGTGCCCGAGCCGGCCACGATGACGCTGCTCGCCACCGGCCTGGCCGGCATGGCGGCCGCCAGCCGCCGTCGGCGGAAGCAGCAGGCGTCCAGCCTCTAG
- a CDS encoding DUF2269 family protein — protein sequence MTWKALHVIGAVLMVGNVTVTGVWTILLWRDRADRTPRHIARGILWTDLLFTFLGGALMTIAGIMMVRQAYPAGAWRQVPWLVQGIEMLGISSAIWLALLIPDQFRMERCPEGQVARFRTLYLRWSIIGWVATAFLFRGIWVMTTKPT from the coding sequence TTGACGTGGAAGGCGCTGCACGTGATTGGCGCCGTGCTCATGGTGGGGAATGTGACTGTCACCGGCGTCTGGACGATCCTGCTTTGGCGTGATCGGGCCGACCGGACGCCCAGGCACATCGCCCGGGGCATCCTCTGGACCGACCTGCTCTTTACCTTCCTTGGCGGGGCGCTGATGACCATCGCCGGCATCATGATGGTCCGGCAAGCCTATCCGGCCGGCGCGTGGCGGCAGGTCCCCTGGCTTGTGCAGGGGATCGAGATGCTCGGGATCTCCTCCGCCATCTGGCTGGCGCTGCTGATACCTGATCAATTCCGCATGGAGCGCTGCCCCGAGGGTCAGGTCGCCCGCTTCCGCACGCTCTATCTGCGTTGGAGCATCATCGGGTGGGTCGCCACCGCGTTCCTCTTTCGGGGTATCTGGGTGATGACCACCAAGCCGACATGA
- a CDS encoding protein kinase, with the protein MTDSLTLRLRLAVAASAELGEEEAATGGRRVFLARSRTDAPEAAPSRRVVLHPAPPDGPTHEALVRRTDQLLVLTHPAIAAPIATGELEGRAWIIDPIPPGVPLLQRLADRGTLPLREAIAILRDVARALAALHRRELTHGRLWAGTVMLDRRGTVLTSFGLVADATPKDDLHALGALAWEMLVGLPPQAVGSWPLRTYRPSAPADLERLVGGLLSPDGEPRPGRAEDVLDVLDHFPPLTPEPIADFLDGVAAGGGRRSRRRRGLMVTLGSLLGRLRGV; encoded by the coding sequence ATGACCGACTCGTTGACGCTCCGTCTCCGCCTCGCGGTCGCCGCCTCCGCGGAGCTGGGCGAGGAAGAGGCCGCCACAGGCGGTCGCCGAGTCTTCCTGGCGCGGTCGCGCACGGATGCCCCGGAGGCTGCCCCCTCCCGTCGCGTGGTGCTGCACCCCGCGCCGCCGGATGGCCCGACGCACGAGGCGCTGGTCCGCCGCACCGACCAGCTGCTGGTGCTCACCCACCCCGCCATCGCCGCCCCCATCGCGACCGGGGAGCTCGAGGGGCGGGCCTGGATCATCGATCCGATCCCACCGGGCGTTCCTCTCCTGCAGCGCCTCGCCGATCGCGGTACGCTGCCGCTGCGCGAGGCAATTGCCATCCTCCGCGATGTTGCCCGAGCCCTTGCCGCGCTCCACCGTCGGGAGTTGACCCACGGCAGGCTCTGGGCCGGCACCGTGATGCTCGATCGGCGCGGGACGGTGCTCACGTCGTTCGGGCTGGTTGCCGACGCGACGCCGAAGGACGATCTCCATGCCCTCGGGGCGCTCGCCTGGGAAATGCTGGTCGGGTTGCCTCCCCAGGCGGTCGGAAGCTGGCCGCTCCGCACCTACCGCCCCTCCGCCCCGGCCGACCTCGAGCGGCTGGTCGGCGGGCTGCTCTCGCCTGACGGGGAGCCGCGCCCAGGTCGGGCGGAGGATGTGCTCGATGTCCTCGACCATTTCCCGCCGCTCACCCCGGAACCGATCGCCGATTTCCTCGATGGCGTCGCCGCCGGCGGGGGACGTCGGAGCCGCCGCCGCCGCGGGCTGATGGTCACCCTCGGGTCACTCTTGGGGCGGCTTCGAGGCGTTTGA
- a CDS encoding HNH endonuclease, producing the protein MHIRLFYGDVHKRFSEGSRLVARTRRRGGTNVAPPSEAAVLPGPAGTTVSRPAGRTYGSHREWLLARHGSVCAYCGAKVPPETITLDHVRPRRGQSAYDRPDNLVLACRPCNAAKADMPLLAFLMARRARGVFLLHYGDHLSDPLKELVRKSSERPLLPPESR; encoded by the coding sequence ATGCACATTCGGCTATTTTACGGGGATGTTCATAAACGATTCTCAGAAGGAAGCAGATTAGTGGCACGCACCAGACGTCGCGGTGGCACCAACGTCGCACCACCGTCCGAAGCAGCGGTTCTCCCAGGTCCCGCCGGCACCACCGTTTCTCGCCCCGCTGGACGCACCTACGGCTCCCATCGTGAATGGCTCCTGGCCAGGCACGGGTCGGTGTGCGCGTACTGTGGCGCCAAGGTTCCACCCGAAACCATCACGCTCGACCACGTCCGGCCGCGTCGCGGCCAGTCGGCCTACGACCGGCCCGACAACCTGGTCCTCGCCTGCCGCCCCTGCAACGCCGCCAAGGCCGACATGCCGCTGCTGGCGTTCCTGATGGCGCGCCGCGCGCGTGGTGTCTTCCTGCTGCACTACGGCGATCACCTCTCCGACCCGCTGAAGGAATTGGTGCGGAAGTCGAGTGAGCGGCCGTTGTTGCCGCCGGAGAGTCGTTAG
- a CDS encoding multifunctional oxoglutarate decarboxylase/oxoglutarate dehydrogenase thiamine pyrophosphate-binding subunit/dihydrolipoyllysine-residue succinyltransferase subunit has product MHPNDSEQPEVGLPAEAIFEALLEEQTPVPFERPAAAPSATAPTAAAAAAPDVPVPAHAVQLKGPAAALARNMDASLAIPTATTFRELPVRVLEARRAELNSQLKAAGRSEKLSFTHLIAWALVQGAKQFPVMGTGVLKSGADAYKLVPEHVQLGLAVDVERKDGSRGLMVPVLKRADTMSFAEFLATYEGLVEKARTNKLMPDDFAGATMTLTNPGGIGTVASVPRLMPGQGTIFATGAIAYPPEFTGMSKEQIATLGIAKVMMITSTYDHRVIQGAESGNFLKLVDQFLQGEHGFYEGIFAAFGLATPSPLTATPGTASVAAPPASAGWTGMMPIASAATTTSPAQLQHVAAGMALIKAFRTHGHLAAQLDPLGTPPVGDPALVPATVGLDEATMATIPTDVLRIAVPGKTLAEALPHLQATYCGTIAYEVEHIASHEQRVWLRQQIESGAHRQPITAEAQHALLERLTQVEGLERFLGKAYLGAKRFSIEGLDIMVPMLDLTIELAADAGARDVVLGMAHRGRLNVLVHTVGRPYEALFAEFEGAKQPTGGMTPDGGTGDVKYHHGAEGAFVTQGGKAITVALLPNPSHLEFIGPVVDGRARAAQTNRRGREAVVDTTAALPVIIHGDAAFPGQGVVAETLNLGDLAGYHTGGSVHLIANNQVGFTTDPRDGRSTRWASDLAKGFDIPIIHVNADDPEACLAAVRLAMAYRVKFEDDVLIDLVGYRRHGHNETDEPGYTQPVMYARIKEMPTVRARYAEQLASAGVLSAGDADALVTKTYDRFVEIQTSFKSSIGRPAAVVEPARDAGVAGELETALPAEMIASLNEQLLSWPAGFTVHPKLVKQLEKRRSALIEPHGIDWGHAEALAFASLLVEGTPIRLTGQDVGRGTFSHRHLVLHDALNGDVFAPVQALPGASAPLEVHNSPLSELATIGFEYGYATAAPEALVVWEAQFGDFVNGAQVMLDQFLASSLSKWGVTSRLTLLLPHGYEGQGPEHSSGRVERFLQSAAEGNIRVVNCSTSGQYFHVLRRQAKWAIRRPLVVMTPKSLLRATAASCSLADLSSGRFETVLDDPATNGRRAAARTLLLCTGKVYYDLVEEAAKLGDDRPPIARIEQLYPFPEREVKELLSRYPSLTDVAWVQEEPRNMGAWSFIEPRMRTILPAGVTMRYIGRPERASPAEGYLSAHKAEQARIVGEALGGKGAGVVSR; this is encoded by the coding sequence GTGCATCCGAACGATTCCGAGCAGCCCGAGGTCGGCCTTCCGGCCGAGGCCATTTTCGAGGCCCTGCTCGAGGAACAGACCCCCGTCCCGTTCGAGCGGCCCGCGGCCGCCCCGAGTGCGACGGCCCCCACCGCGGCTGCCGCGGCGGCCCCTGACGTCCCCGTGCCCGCCCATGCCGTCCAGTTGAAGGGGCCGGCCGCGGCGTTGGCCCGCAACATGGACGCCTCCCTCGCCATTCCGACGGCGACGACTTTCCGCGAGCTGCCGGTTCGGGTGCTCGAGGCGCGCCGTGCCGAGCTCAACAGCCAGCTCAAGGCAGCCGGCCGCAGCGAGAAGCTCTCGTTCACCCACCTGATCGCCTGGGCGTTGGTGCAGGGGGCCAAGCAGTTCCCGGTGATGGGGACCGGCGTCCTCAAGAGCGGCGCCGACGCCTACAAGCTGGTGCCGGAGCACGTCCAGCTCGGCCTCGCCGTCGACGTGGAGCGGAAGGACGGCAGTCGCGGCCTGATGGTGCCGGTGCTCAAGCGCGCCGACACGATGAGCTTCGCCGAGTTCCTGGCGACCTACGAAGGGCTGGTCGAGAAGGCGCGCACCAACAAGCTGATGCCCGACGACTTCGCTGGCGCCACCATGACGCTCACCAATCCGGGCGGCATCGGGACGGTGGCGTCGGTGCCGCGCCTGATGCCCGGCCAGGGGACGATCTTCGCCACCGGGGCGATCGCCTATCCGCCCGAGTTCACCGGGATGTCGAAGGAACAGATCGCCACGCTCGGCATCGCCAAGGTGATGATGATCACCTCGACGTATGATCACCGCGTGATCCAGGGCGCGGAGTCGGGGAACTTCCTCAAGCTGGTGGACCAGTTCCTTCAGGGCGAGCACGGTTTCTACGAGGGGATCTTCGCGGCCTTCGGCCTTGCGACCCCGTCGCCCCTCACCGCCACCCCCGGAACGGCCTCCGTCGCCGCGCCCCCGGCCTCCGCGGGCTGGACCGGCATGATGCCGATCGCGAGCGCCGCCACGACCACGTCGCCGGCCCAGCTGCAGCACGTGGCGGCCGGGATGGCGCTGATCAAGGCGTTCCGGACCCACGGCCACTTGGCCGCGCAGCTCGATCCGCTCGGGACGCCGCCGGTCGGCGATCCGGCGCTCGTCCCGGCCACGGTCGGCCTCGACGAGGCCACGATGGCGACCATCCCGACCGACGTGCTGCGCATCGCCGTCCCCGGGAAGACGCTCGCCGAGGCGCTGCCCCACCTGCAGGCCACCTATTGCGGTACGATCGCCTACGAAGTCGAGCACATCGCCTCGCACGAGCAGCGCGTCTGGCTGCGGCAGCAGATCGAATCGGGCGCCCATCGCCAGCCGATCACGGCGGAGGCGCAGCATGCCCTGCTCGAGCGGCTCACGCAGGTCGAGGGGCTCGAACGTTTCCTCGGCAAGGCGTATCTCGGTGCCAAGCGCTTCTCGATCGAAGGGCTCGACATCATGGTCCCGATGCTCGACCTCACGATCGAGCTCGCCGCAGACGCGGGCGCACGCGACGTGGTGCTCGGCATGGCGCACCGCGGCCGCCTGAACGTGCTGGTGCACACCGTCGGCCGCCCGTACGAGGCACTCTTTGCCGAATTCGAAGGCGCCAAGCAACCGACCGGCGGGATGACCCCAGATGGTGGCACCGGCGACGTGAAGTACCATCACGGCGCCGAGGGAGCGTTCGTCACGCAGGGTGGCAAGGCCATCACGGTCGCGCTGCTGCCGAACCCGAGTCACCTCGAGTTCATCGGGCCGGTGGTCGATGGCCGGGCGCGCGCGGCGCAGACCAATCGTCGCGGCCGCGAAGCCGTGGTCGACACGACGGCCGCGCTGCCCGTGATCATCCATGGTGACGCCGCCTTCCCGGGGCAGGGCGTCGTGGCCGAGACGCTGAATCTCGGCGACCTCGCGGGCTATCACACCGGCGGCTCGGTCCACCTGATTGCCAACAATCAGGTCGGCTTCACCACCGACCCGCGCGACGGCCGCTCGACGCGCTGGGCGTCGGACCTCGCCAAGGGCTTCGACATCCCGATCATCCACGTCAACGCCGACGACCCGGAGGCCTGCCTCGCGGCCGTCCGCCTGGCGATGGCGTACCGCGTCAAGTTCGAAGACGACGTGCTCATCGATCTGGTGGGGTATCGCCGCCACGGGCACAACGAGACGGACGAGCCGGGCTACACGCAGCCGGTGATGTACGCGCGGATCAAGGAGATGCCGACGGTGCGCGCCCGCTACGCCGAGCAGTTGGCGAGCGCCGGCGTGCTCTCGGCTGGAGATGCCGATGCGCTGGTGACCAAGACGTACGACCGCTTTGTCGAGATCCAGACCTCCTTCAAGTCGTCGATCGGGCGGCCGGCTGCCGTGGTCGAGCCGGCGCGCGATGCGGGCGTGGCCGGCGAACTCGAGACGGCGTTGCCGGCGGAGATGATCGCCTCGCTCAACGAGCAGCTCCTCTCGTGGCCGGCCGGCTTCACGGTGCACCCGAAGCTGGTGAAGCAGCTCGAGAAGCGTCGCAGCGCGCTGATCGAACCGCATGGCATCGACTGGGGACACGCCGAAGCGCTGGCGTTTGCCTCGCTGCTGGTCGAGGGGACTCCGATCCGGCTCACCGGCCAGGACGTGGGGCGCGGCACCTTCTCCCATCGCCACCTGGTCCTGCACGACGCACTGAATGGCGACGTCTTCGCGCCGGTGCAGGCGCTGCCAGGCGCCTCGGCGCCGCTCGAGGTGCACAACTCGCCGCTCTCCGAACTGGCGACGATCGGTTTCGAGTACGGCTATGCCACGGCGGCGCCCGAGGCGCTGGTGGTGTGGGAGGCGCAGTTCGGCGACTTCGTGAACGGCGCGCAGGTGATGCTCGACCAGTTCCTCGCGTCGAGTCTGTCGAAGTGGGGCGTCACCTCGCGGCTCACGCTGCTGCTGCCGCACGGCTATGAGGGCCAGGGGCCGGAGCATTCCAGCGGGCGCGTCGAGCGCTTCCTGCAGTCGGCCGCCGAGGGCAACATCCGCGTGGTCAACTGCTCCACCTCGGGGCAGTACTTCCACGTCCTGCGCCGTCAGGCGAAGTGGGCGATCCGCCGGCCGTTGGTCGTGATGACGCCGAAGTCGTTGCTCCGCGCCACGGCCGCAAGCTGCTCGCTGGCCGATCTCTCCTCGGGCCGCTTCGAGACGGTCCTCGACGATCCGGCCACCAACGGTCGCCGCGCCGCCGCGCGCACGCTGCTGCTCTGCACCGGCAAGGTCTACTACGACCTCGTCGAAGAGGCGGCCAAGCTCGGCGATGATCGCCCGCCGATCGCCCGGATCGAGCAGCTCTATCCCTTCCCCGAGCGCGAGGTGAAGGAACTGCTGTCGCGCTATCCGTCGCTGACCGACGTGGCGTGGGTGCAGGAAGAGCCGCGCAACATGGGCGCCTGGTCGTTCATCGAGCCGCGGATGCGCACCATTCTCCCGGCCGGCGTGACGATGCGCTACATCGGCCGTCCCGAGCGCGCCTCGCCAGCCGAGGGCTATCTCTCGGCGCACAAGGCGGAGCAGGCGCGGATTGTGGGAGAGGCGTTGGGGGGAAAGGGTGCTGGAGTCGTTAGTCGTTAG
- a CDS encoding acetyl-CoA C-acyltransferase: MLPPSPGRRAVVIAGLRTPFAKAGTVLQDVTAADLARHCTRELLYRTELPGDEVDEVIYGQVVPSPLLPNVGREVSLLPQLPRTVPAYTLNRACASGAQAICNATDQIMAGHADVILAGGVETLSDVPILHTRKFSQILVSASKARSLGDRLGLFAQVRGRDLVPVSPAIAEPSTGQSMGQSAEKMAKENRISREAQDELAVMSHQRAAAATADGRLAMEIAPWFGGRGMDQVIDSDNLIRPETSLDALAKLKPVFDRTYGSVTAGNASALTDGAATTLLMSEEKAHALGYRPLTAIRAYAVAAVDPGWQLLMGPAYAVPIALKRAGISWNDLGLVEIHEAFASQVLSNVQAWGSADWARRLGLPGVVGEVDWSRTNVMGGSLAIGHPFAATGARLVTSLSNEMARRDVQFGLISICAQGGMGFAMVLERVG, encoded by the coding sequence ATGCTCCCCCCCTCCCCAGGCCGCCGCGCCGTCGTCATCGCCGGACTCCGGACCCCGTTCGCCAAGGCGGGCACGGTGCTCCAGGACGTGACCGCCGCCGACCTCGCTCGCCATTGCACCCGTGAACTCCTCTACCGCACCGAGCTCCCCGGCGACGAGGTCGACGAGGTGATCTACGGGCAGGTGGTGCCGTCGCCGTTGCTGCCCAATGTGGGCCGCGAGGTGTCGTTGCTGCCGCAGCTGCCGAGGACGGTGCCGGCGTACACCTTGAATCGTGCCTGTGCCTCCGGCGCGCAGGCGATCTGCAACGCCACCGACCAGATCATGGCCGGGCATGCGGACGTGATCCTCGCGGGGGGCGTCGAGACGCTCTCGGATGTCCCGATCCTGCACACCCGCAAGTTCTCGCAGATTCTCGTCTCCGCCTCCAAGGCGCGCTCGCTGGGCGATCGGCTCGGGCTCTTCGCGCAGGTGCGCGGTCGCGACCTGGTGCCGGTCTCGCCGGCCATCGCCGAGCCGAGCACCGGGCAGAGCATGGGGCAGTCGGCCGAGAAGATGGCGAAGGAGAACCGGATCTCCCGCGAGGCGCAGGACGAGCTCGCGGTGATGAGTCATCAGCGTGCCGCTGCGGCGACTGCTGATGGTCGCCTGGCGATGGAGATCGCACCGTGGTTCGGCGGGCGTGGCATGGACCAGGTGATCGACAGCGACAACCTGATTCGTCCCGAGACGTCGCTCGACGCGCTCGCCAAGCTCAAGCCGGTCTTCGACCGGACCTACGGCTCGGTCACCGCGGGGAATGCCTCGGCGCTCACCGATGGTGCCGCCACCACGCTGCTCATGAGCGAGGAGAAGGCGCACGCGCTCGGCTATCGGCCGCTCACCGCGATCCGTGCCTACGCCGTCGCGGCGGTCGATCCGGGATGGCAGTTGCTGATGGGCCCTGCCTACGCGGTGCCGATCGCCCTCAAGCGCGCCGGGATTTCGTGGAACGATCTCGGATTGGTCGAGATCCACGAGGCATTCGCCTCGCAGGTGCTCTCCAACGTGCAGGCGTGGGGCTCCGCCGATTGGGCGCGTCGCCTCGGCCTCCCGGGCGTCGTCGGCGAGGTCGACTGGAGTCGCACCAACGTGATGGGTGGGTCGCTCGCGATCGGGCATCCCTTCGCCGCGACCGGTGCGCGCCTGGTGACCTCCCTCTCGAACGAGATGGCCCGGCGCGACGTGCAGTTCGGTCTCATCTCCATCTGCGCGCAGGGCGGGATGGGCTTTGCCATGGTCCTGGAGCGGGTCGGATGA
- the fadJ gene encoding fatty acid oxidation complex subunit alpha FadJ — MSAFSVERRGGVAIVTFDTPNESVNKISKAVGWEFEDLLGRLATDEPVKAIVLRSGKPDTFIAGADIEEFVALRSVEEAQRLSRDGQLLMQKVAESPKPIVAAIHGACVGGGMELVLACRYRVASDHPKTMLGLPEVQLGLLPGAGGSNRLPRLIGVRAALDIILAGKNERAKKAFALGMVDELVPESILLDTAIAAAERLARGWKPSRKGRGVSGALLDGTPIGRLVVYGKAKEAVTKKTGGNYPAPLRALEVVRTSLEQGMTRGLEAEAQAFGELAMSDVSRRLVEIFFATTAIKKDDGVPAGAGRATKVRRIGVVGSGFMGAGIAGTAALAANVEVRMTDAELSRVGKGLKAATDLMTARLKKRRMTPHEYQRTRALLSGTGDFSGFGGAQIVIEAVYEDLGVKRQVIADVEAAVPPHVIIATNTSTIPIQDIAAGAQYPERILGMHFFSPVEKMPLLEVIPTAVTSADAIVTAVQFGRAMGKTVIVVADSPGFWVNRILSPYLNEAGFLLEEGVPIETIDTAMTSWGFPVGPVALLDEVGLDVGEKAGKVMYQAFGERLTPSKVIAAMRGDDRLGRKNGRGFYFYKDGHKTGADGSVFQLLGVRPAGEVDVQRVQDRLVYAMLNEAAMAMSEGVVRVPRDADIGAIFGIGFPPFRGGPLRTLDAIGAAEVVAKLERLEATHGPRFRAAPVLEEMARIGGRWYPAEGR, encoded by the coding sequence ATGAGCGCCTTTTCGGTGGAACGGCGCGGCGGGGTGGCGATCGTCACCTTCGACACGCCCAACGAGAGCGTCAACAAGATCAGCAAGGCGGTGGGCTGGGAATTCGAGGATCTCCTCGGCCGGCTCGCGACCGATGAGCCGGTGAAGGCGATCGTGCTCCGTTCAGGCAAGCCCGACACCTTCATTGCCGGGGCCGACATCGAGGAGTTCGTCGCGCTGCGCAGTGTCGAAGAGGCGCAGAGGCTGTCGCGCGATGGACAGCTGCTGATGCAGAAGGTCGCCGAGTCGCCGAAGCCGATCGTCGCGGCAATCCACGGGGCCTGCGTCGGTGGCGGGATGGAGCTGGTGCTGGCCTGCCGGTATCGCGTGGCGTCCGACCATCCGAAGACGATGCTGGGGCTGCCGGAAGTCCAGCTCGGCCTCCTGCCGGGCGCCGGCGGCTCGAATCGGTTGCCGCGCCTGATCGGTGTGCGCGCCGCGCTCGACATCATCCTGGCCGGCAAGAATGAGCGCGCCAAGAAGGCATTCGCGCTCGGCATGGTCGACGAACTGGTACCCGAGTCGATCCTGCTCGACACCGCGATCGCCGCGGCCGAGCGCCTCGCGCGCGGGTGGAAGCCTTCGCGGAAGGGACGTGGCGTCAGCGGGGCGCTGCTCGATGGCACGCCGATCGGTCGGCTCGTGGTGTATGGCAAGGCGAAGGAAGCGGTCACCAAGAAGACCGGGGGCAACTATCCGGCGCCGCTGCGCGCGTTGGAAGTGGTGCGGACCTCGCTCGAGCAGGGCATGACGCGCGGCCTCGAAGCCGAGGCGCAGGCGTTCGGCGAACTGGCGATGTCCGATGTGTCGCGGCGTCTCGTCGAGATCTTCTTCGCCACCACCGCCATCAAGAAGGATGATGGTGTCCCGGCCGGGGCGGGACGCGCCACCAAGGTGCGCCGCATCGGCGTCGTCGGCAGCGGCTTCATGGGCGCGGGGATCGCCGGCACGGCGGCGCTCGCGGCCAACGTCGAGGTCCGGATGACGGACGCCGAGCTCTCGCGCGTGGGGAAGGGCCTCAAGGCCGCGACGGACTTGATGACGGCGCGACTCAAGAAGCGGCGGATGACGCCGCACGAGTATCAGCGGACGCGCGCGCTCCTCAGCGGCACCGGTGACTTCTCCGGTTTCGGTGGCGCGCAGATCGTGATCGAGGCGGTCTACGAAGACCTCGGCGTCAAGCGGCAGGTGATCGCCGACGTGGAGGCGGCGGTGCCGCCGCACGTGATCATCGCGACCAACACGTCGACCATTCCGATTCAGGACATCGCCGCCGGCGCGCAGTATCCGGAGCGGATCCTTGGCATGCACTTCTTCTCGCCGGTCGAGAAGATGCCGCTGCTCGAGGTCATCCCCACGGCAGTGACCTCGGCGGATGCCATCGTCACGGCGGTGCAGTTCGGCCGGGCAATGGGCAAGACCGTGATCGTCGTCGCCGATTCGCCCGGCTTCTGGGTCAACCGCATTCTCTCGCCGTATCTCAACGAGGCCGGCTTCCTGCTCGAGGAAGGGGTCCCGATCGAGACCATCGACACGGCGATGACGTCGTGGGGTTTCCCGGTCGGACCGGTCGCGTTGCTCGACGAAGTCGGTCTCGATGTCGGCGAAAAGGCGGGGAAGGTGATGTACCAGGCGTTCGGCGAGCGACTCACGCCGTCGAAGGTGATCGCGGCGATGCGCGGCGACGATCGACTCGGCCGCAAGAACGGCCGCGGATTCTATTTCTACAAGGACGGCCACAAGACCGGCGCCGACGGCTCGGTCTTCCAGTTGCTCGGTGTGCGCCCCGCAGGCGAAGTCGATGTCCAGCGCGTGCAGGATCGGCTTGTATACGCCATGCTCAACGAAGCGGCGATGGCGATGAGCGAGGGCGTGGTGCGGGTCCCGCGCGACGCGGACATCGGCGCCATCTTCGGCATCGGCTTCCCGCCGTTCCGTGGTGGGCCGCTGCGCACGCTCGACGCGATCGGGGCAGCCGAGGTGGTGGCCAAGCTCGAACGGTTGGAGGCCACGCATGGTCCGCGCTTCCGCGCGGCACCCGTGCTCGAGGAGATGGCCCGCATCGGCGGCCGCTGGTATCCGGCCGAGGGCCGCTGA